A single Phragmites australis chromosome 4, lpPhrAust1.1, whole genome shotgun sequence DNA region contains:
- the LOC133917026 gene encoding flavanone 3-dioxygenase 2-like isoform X3, with translation MADQLISTAEHDKLPGSYVRPETQRPRLHEVVTDADIPVVDLASSDGAAVVAQIGAACRSHGFFQVLNHGIPVELMLAVIEVAQDFFRLPAEEKAKLYSDDTAKKIRLSTSFNVRKETVHNWRDYLRLHCHPLEQYVSDWPANPPSFREIMSTYCSEVRELGFRLYAAISESLGLEEDYIKKVLGEQEQHMAVNFYPKCPAPDLTYGLPAHTDPNALTILLMDQQVAGLQVLKEGRWIAVNPLPNALVINIGDQLQIEPNPKLPPPS, from the exons ATGGCGGACCAGCTCATCTCCACGGCTGAGCACGACAAGCTGCCGGGGAGCTACGTCCGGCCGGAGACGCAGCGCCCGCGTCTCCACGAGGTCGTCACCGACGCCGACATCCCCGTCGTCGACCTCGCCAGCTCCGACGGCGCCGCAGTCGTCGCCCAGATCGGCGCGGCATGCCGCTCCCACGGCTTCTTCCAG GTGCTGAACCACGGGATACCCGTGGAGCTGATGCTGGCGGTGATAGAGGTAGCTCAAGACTTCTTCCGGCTGCCGGCGGAGGAGAAGGCCAAGCTCTACTCCGACGACACGGCCAAGAAGATACGGCTGTCAACGAGCTTCAACGTGCGCAAGGAGACCGTGCACAACTGGCGCGACTACCTCCGCCTGCACTGCCACCCGCTGGAGCAGTACGTTTCTGACTGGCCGGCCAATCCACCCTCCTTCAG GGAGATCATGAGCACATACTGTAGCGAAGTCCGGGAGCTCGGTTTCAGGCTCTACGCGGCGATCTCCGAGAGCCTGGGCCTGGAGGAAGATTACATCAAGAAGGTGCTcggcgagcaggagcagcacATGGCGGTGAACTTCTACCCCAAGTGCCCGGCGCCGGACCTCACGTACGGGCTCCCAGCGCACACGGACCCGAACGCTCTCACCATCCTGCTCATGGACCAGCAGGTGGCCGGGCTGCAGGTCCTCAAGGAAGGCAGATGGATCGCGGTGAACCCACTACCCAACGCGCTGGTGATCAATATTGGGGACCAGCTGCAG ATTGAACCTAACCCAAAGCTCCCACCTCCTTCCTAA